TCCACTGAAGTGACTGCAATAGAAGAACAAGgtcatggctgtgtgtgtgaagagtgagcAGATGGTTGTTGTGCTTTAATAAGGCGTAGAGTAgtgcaacatacacacacacacgcacacgcacacacacacacacacacacacacagagtaataaCTTGAGAGGAAGCTTCAGACACTGGCAGTAAGTCAGGATAGTGAGTGCAGCTGTTGCTCTCACTATAAGTACaggggtggtggagtggggagagctcagacctgtctctcctcagacccgTCTCTCCTCAAACCTGTCTCTCCACAGACCCGTCTCTCCTCAGACGCGTCTCTCCACTGACCCGTCTCTCTAAGACCTTTCTCTACTAAGACCTGTCTCTACTAAGACCTGTCTCTCCACAGACCCGTCTCTCCTCAAACCCGTCTCTCCTCAGACGCGTCTCTCCTCAGACGCGTCTCTCCACTGACCCGTCTCTCCTAAGACCTGTCTCTACTAAGACCTGTCTCTCCACAGACCcgtctctcctcagaccagtCTCTCCACAGACCCGTCTCTCCACAGACCCGTCTCTCCTTAGACCTGTCTCTCCACAGACCCGTCTCTCCACAGACCCGTCTCTCCTTAgacctgtctctcctcagaTCCGTCTCTCCTCAGACCCGTCTCTCCACAGACCCGTCTCTCCACAGACCTGTCTCTCCCCAGACCCGTCTCTCCCCAGACCCATCTCTCCTCAGACCTGTCTCTCCCCAGACCCGTCTCTGCTCAGACCCGTCTCTCCACAGACCCGTTTCTCCACAGACCTGTCTCTCCACAGACCCGTCTCTCCTCAgacctgtctctcctcagaccgGTCTCTCCCCAGATCCGTCTCTCCTCAAACCCGTCTCTCCTCAGACCTCAGACTCAGACCCTTCAGGGAAATCTGAATCGTGGAGCCCCAGCCAGTTCAGTGCATGTCCAGCAGTCTCTTTCACCAGCTCATTACTGCAGGCATCTGTCCTCTGTCTCGTTGTCCTCTGTCTCACtcggctgtctctctctctccgctcctGTAGAGCCTTATCACCTCACTGTCTTCCTTCCCGTCTCCAACATGACCTTCACTGCTGAGCTGGTAATTCTGTTAGTGGTCGAGTAAAAcacatcttcctctctctcttcctctctcttcctctctttctctttctctctgtctttctgtgtaTCAGTGGTATGATTGGATCTGAAAAGCTAACATGCTTTATGAGCTTTGAAGGAGAAGATAAACCATCTTTGACCTGGAACTGCAGGGACAGCACAGTGGATGCTGGTACCGTCACAGTCCAACGGCCCCTGCTGCTTATTGAAATGGGCATGTTTGTTAGCGAGCAGCACTGTCAAAGCTGTAGAGCCCTGAACACCAGATATCTACAGCAGTCGGAGCGCATGGCCCAGTTCTGTAGAGGCAGGAAGGGTGAATTAAATGAGGAGTGTTTAGCTTGAACTCCGGAAGGATTCATTATGGCTTGGAGTTAAAACTCTGTGATTAGAGGTTTAAATCTGGATCATAAATGGAGCAGTGGCTCAGAGAGTCtaacatttatacacacacacacacacacacacacacacacacacacacacacacacacaaacagtctaGGTAGTATTACAATACTTTCATAGAGGATACTGACATAACcaaaaaaaacacagatgttTCCGGAAGAATGCACTAGAAAATCCGTTAAAAACACTACCACAAATATTACCTTGTAATTTCATATTATCTGTTGATAAAAGAGCCAATTTTGGAGTCTTTAAGACTCTTTAAGAGTGTCAATGTATGAGACAAACTGGATCCATTTACAAAATTGCGAATGATAATACAATTAAATGTAACCTGATCAACTTCGTTCCACCTTAACCTTGTTAAGATGTCGATTTACAAAATGTGAGGTTTAGCAAAAGATTTTATCTTTTAGCAGAAAGCATTAGAATTCTAATTTGATTTATCGTTACGTAGTATTTGTCACGTAGGCCTATTTTTAAAATCATGTGCTCACACATGCCGGTACGCTGGTATGGGCAGAGAGCGGGCGTTTTGTCTTTTATTCAGATCACACTACTTGGCTAGCCAGTGTGACGGCAGTTTATGTCTTTGCCAACTCACACCTCAAAAATCACCAGCATTAATGCCGCTTATAGTCTGAACGCCTTCACAACCCTTTCTGTGCTGGAAGCTGTTGTCTTGCTTTAGGCCCAAGCTCCTGATAGCCATGTTGCGTCTGCTAACAGTTATgctattaataacattaaacatGAAATTAATCATTTACAAGCACTCGGCAACCTTAATCAGACGGAACAAGCATCCCAAAATATTTCCAAATAATTTTTGTAAAAAAAGGCAAACTTTCATAAGTTCTGATTAAAATTTGTTTCGTTATGTCTCATTAGTGGGAAAAATTCATTTTCATGCTCTGAAGAGGCTAAGGTTAATGTTTAATTCGTGACTCAGCACACAACACCAACCCAAAGTACGGCTGACAGAAGGCTAGCCAGTCACCCTGAACGTGCACAAGAACACACTTATGCTGGCAAGCCTCAGGATACGCGCGCTTACACGTGCAAACACGTGCAAACGTGTGCGTGGGGGCACACGCCAACAAAGATAGCATCATCCGGGACCTATGAGCTCTAATAATTATTACATAAATTCTTATTTATGCTTCGTGCTCTTCGGAAAAAGCTGCACTTGGTCACGAGGATTTTGCGCCCTTTTTATTTCGTACAGCTTATGCAGAGttcacataaaaataaatacatctaTAAACGTACACCTTCCACCGCAGTAGTATCACTAACAGACTCTGTTCATCTGTTTATTTGCCTGAAGTCACTGTCTGAACTTCAACTCCTACACCAAGCAGACCAGAGCCAATCAAAACGCATTAAAGTGAAGTATGGTCTAGCGTGTTTTCTGATGTAgtgaaatatgcagttctgttcagtgtaaCTGGACTGAACATATAAACTGCATTTGTAGACAAAGCAACAGTGTGTCTTCATTCTCTATTACCACCACCCTCTATTGATAGATATTGCCACTATCTAAGAGAACTTGGAGCAAGCATGTGTTTGCCTCCAGTTCATTGCAGTCAAAACTCTGAAGGATGTTAAGGAAATATCTAGATCAATATTCTCCAGTACTGTATACAGATTTCTAGAAAGAGCTCCACAAGATCGTGTGAATGTCTCCAGAGCTCTAGAAAACATTTATCTCTAAAGGTCAATAATGATCATCTTCAGTGTCTTACAAAGTACTCCCTCTAGAAAGACTTCTTCCATGACAAGCACAGGATCTTGTGGAAAGCTCTCCTGAAGTCCTGGTTGAAGATGGTGTAGATGACGGGGTTGAGCGAGCTGTTGCAGTATCcaatccagaagaagaacttGAAGAGCACGTCCGGGATCTGGCAGGCCTGCCTGCAGACGGCGTACATGCTGTAGCTGAAGAAGAAGGGGAACCAGCAGACCACAAAGACGCCCATCACCACGGCCAGCACGAAGGTGAAGCGTTTCTCGCGCACCTGCGACGCCCGCCTCTTcacgctgctgctgctgctcttACGCCGCCCGCTCCTTCTCGTCCGTGAGGAGAACAGGTCCCTGGTCCTGCTGCCCGCGCGTGACGTGCGCCTGGAGGGTTCCGCCGCCCCTTGTTCCGGCCCCTCGGCCGGGCTCCTGCTCGGGGTGTGCTCCCTCGGCCTCCGCCCCGGGACCTCCGACGAGGAGACGCCCTCCGGGTCCACCGCGCTCTGGTCGGCCGGTTCGGACCGGTGGACGCTGCCGCAGTGTCCGTTCTCGCGCTCCCCCGCTCAGCCTGCACACCGACGTGGCCTTGGTGACCCCGTTCTCCGTCTGCGTGGGCGCGTCCAGACTGTGCTTCTTCTCCGACATGGTCCTGGTCCTGGATTTGGCCACCTGGTAAATCCGGATGTAGACGAGGATCATGATGACGCAGGGAGCGAAGAAAGAGGCCATGCTGGAGGAGAGGATGTACCAGGTCTCATCGTTAAGCTCGCACTGTGGCTGCGGGGAAGCGTCCGTCTGACTGTCtatggagaggagaggaggtgaggatATCACAGCCGATATCAGCCACACCAGAACTATAACTACCTTTACCCTGCGGGGGGTTCGTTTCAGATTATACTCTACGGCCTGCGTCACAGACCAGTACCTGTCCAGACTAATTGCGCACAGGTGAACTATGGAGGAGGTGCAGAAGAGCACGTCCAGCGCCAGGTAGATGCCGCACCACGCGCTGCCAAACAGCCAGTAGCCCATCAGCTCGTTCGCGAGCGAGAACGGCATAACCAGCGTGGCCACGAGAATGTCCGCCGTGGCCAAAGAAACTAGGAAGAGGTTCTGGGGCGCTTTTAAAGCTCTGCTGGTTAAAACGGCAATAACGACCAGAACATTTCCGATTATTGTGAACAGTATTAAAAAGCTCACGAGTGCTGCGAGACCCGCTACTGTAGACAAGGAATACTCATGTTCCCAGGAGGAGTTGGGAGTTACGAGCGTGTCAATCCCGCTGTCATTCAGCCCGTCCATCCCGAGCGCcgtttatttcttatttttatcGATACATTCCATTTTAAAGCGTAGAAATCCGTTGGTATAAAGTTTAAATTCCAAAGATCCTCTCCGCCATTCTTGTTTAAAATCAACATGCGCATTCAACTCGCACCGTTAATAGAGATGAGCCGACAGCAACAGAGACATGGTAAATGTATAAAGGATTTAAATAGTGACGGACAGATCTCGCCAAGGCACCTTTATTGCAGAAAAGCTGCGGTTCGCTCTCCTCCGCGACGCACTGGCTGTGGTCGGCGCGCAGCATCGCCGGTACCCAAGCGCTTGTGCGCGCATCCACCTCCTCACGTCTCCGCCCCCCAACTCTGATGAAGTGTAGTGATTATCCACGGAAAGAttgaaaaggagaaaaaaacgGAGCTGCCTTGAAACCCGTCTACCGAACTTTAACGCATACGTTCTTGCATGATTTGTTATTGAGGTCTAAAGCTAGAGATCAGGACATTATTGAGCTTCTGTGGGAGTTAAACGCTCagcttaataaaataaaataaaagcgcACCGTCTTCCGCTGCTGGAGAGATAGGGAACAGATTTACACCGCATCCACTCAGGAAAGATGGATCCGTGTTTTaaatatttgaaaaaaaaacgAGGCACTTTGAGCCTGCTGAAAGAGCCGTTGGGTTTAATTTATTGTTCTTTAATTgcatatattattattactgttgttatgaTTTAAAATTAATTTGGTGTACTACTAGAATATAAACGAGCGTGCACAGTAATCTCTATACGCGATTATGTGGATGAGCTGGACATTGTTGACGGTTGGGGACCTTTATATGGTTTTAAAAGAAGTCACAAAACATGCCCGTTGGTGACTTTCCTAGTACGCATTCATTTCCCATGTTCACTTTACGGAGAGCCTTTGTACATAAGTTCCTTTGTACCTCAAACGAGCAAAACCACACTCCCACTCGTGGATAAACGTCTAAgatactttgtgtgtgtttggactaCAATAGGAGCTCATTACTGATTTTGACATTCCCCAAATCTCTCTGGTTCGCACAAGGTGAACCAGACCTACAAtgtcttagtgtgtgtgtgtgtgtgtgtgtgtgtgtgtgtgtgtgtgtgtgtgtgtgtgtgtgtcccacaaCAGGGGTTGTAATATAATGACAAGAAGGCACCTCGAGGCCACCTGTGGGGAATGTGGAGCGCGTGATCAGGTCTGGACCAGATCACTCGCCTAGAGTAGCTGCTCTGAACACCGAGATCTTCTTACGTGAAGGCGGTCTATGGTTTAGAAATACATGGAACATACAATTATAAAAAGCCTGTTTTGACAAAAAGAATGCGCAGGCAGTCATGCCCCTGAGACGCCCACGGCTCTAAGACTCGTTGCAATTTTTCAGCAAAAGCTTTCAGAAAATGCAACCAAGGCCAGAGTTGCAGGCACGCGCGGTTCTTAGGCGGTGCAGAAAAGTACGTTAATTGACAATGTGCATCGCTGTCCCCTAGTGGTGTGAGTGTTGTGCAGTGTGCAGCATGTTTGCAGGTCGGATTAGcagctgtgtgatgtgtgtgcgttTTAGGTTGAGATAGCCTGCACCTTTGGGCCTGATTGACCTGGTTATGCACGTGGGCGTGCACGTGGGTTTTCAGGAGAatatgcacacgtgcacacacccacatacatatacaagcCCCACATCAAATATCAAAGTCAGTGAACCTCAAATAAACCTGACACAAACTGCCAGGGACAGACGTAACTCACTACTCACTGATTTAATGTAATAATTTGTCTTGACAGTGATTAGAAGATTTACATTAGTTGACTAAACAGCAAAATGATGTGTACGTAGTCAGtacgagccccccccccccccccccccccccccccacacacacacacacacacacacacacacacaatgccaaAGTCTCATGAGCTGGGTCTGTTTCTCCGACTCTAGTGCTCAGATCTAAACATTAAACCGAAAaggtattattattaaaatgtcaGCTTTTCTGTGCAGTGACTTCCCTGTAAATACGGGCCACTGTTAAAAGCGGCAGAGAGAGCTGCATCCTTTCATTATGGTTCATTAGTCTACTTACACTCTGACACTTCATGCTCATTGTATCAATGCATTTTTAATTTGTTAAGCTGCAACCAATTTACATGCCAGGCAATTTGTTATGCTATTCGAGAAAAGACAAAAGaattagggtgtgtgtgtgtgtgtgttggtgggtgcgtgtttgtgtgtgtgtgtgtgtgtgtgtgtgtggttgtatgtTCACTAATGCTGGTTTCTGCTCAGTCGACTTACTATTGTGAAAAATGTCATCATACTCTTGGATCTGCTGAAATGATTTGCACACATTAATGAATCTTCCATTTCTGAGAAGTCTCCCCATCTCTTCAACCTGAAAataacataacacacacacacacacacacacacacacacacacacacacacacacacacaatggtgaCTGGCTCCAGTGTTAGTGATGTCCTCCCTCTGTGGAGGAAGAGCAGATAAATTAGTGCTTAATTGCAATTGCGTCACAGATTACCCTCTGTagataaacattttatttaaaggcTTTTAATGGCTCGGAGGTGTCTAAGAAATGCACAGATGTCGTGGAAGACAGCAAGCTGTTCTCGCAGCACACAAGACCTCAAGTGAACTCTTCACACGCCACGTTAACAGTGCTGGCCTTGCTGGTGAAGATGAAGGAGGAAAAGATGAAGCATCATCAGTACTATGGCCTTATCCTGAAAGTATGCAAGAAATCAAGAAATCTAACCTTTCAGTGGAATGACATTATCCCGGTAATAGGATGAAAAAAATGTTCCACTGGAGTCATTTATGGTCCGGATGAGACGGAAATAACCCTTTCTGCTAATAAACACCAGGGCAGAGGCTGCATGGAGTCAAGGTCGATCAAGAATGGACTGATGGGAGACTCGAGATGCCGTGGGGACGCTCTCCTTCCACAGGACCTGAGACTACTACTACCAAATATTTTACACCAGCGTGTGGGTGCCCTTGCCAGGAGACCAAGACTGCATCTCGATCAGGTCTTCCTGCAGGACTATAATTCAGAGAATACCTATAAATCCACACATAAATGGCTCCCCAGAATCAAGCATTTGTTATCTGACATAAACCCTATCAAAGGCCAAACCTCTGTTGTGAGTCAAGATTTCAAAAGTGTGGAcaagaatttatttatttttcttaaaaaCAGGCAAAGTAGGCACCATAGACGCTTCCTTATAAAGAGCTTTTGCTTTGGATAGTTCTACCTCTCAGAAAGACCTTGCTCTTTTGGTCAAGAGTCAGTTTATGCTGATCAGTAATGGCGTTTTCTCCTTGTTCGTCTTTACAGAGTGCTGCCAGTCTTTCTGGAGGGCAGCAAGTAAGATATGTGATGATACATGAGGTAGAATTTCCAATATGGGTCTTCACTCAAGTGTGGTTTCTAAGTGcttctcactcatacacacagactGTGATTTAAAGCCAGGAATCAGGGGGCTCTGAGCTGAAGAGTCACTAATGGATGTGGTTGGTCTAATTGACAAAAAAATGGTTTTGGATGAGAGTtatgtataacacacacacacacacacacacacacacacacacacacacacacacacacacacacatacacacacacacacctgagatcTGAGAGCAGAGGCTCCTGTGTTGGTTCAGTGTGTAATACTTTTTCTCTCATCAGTGTCTGAACTGAGTATGAGATCATTTTTAATATtgctatatacacacacctaagGCCACCTGAGAAACAACTGAATTTCTAATACGATTTATTAGAGTAGAACAGtacatatataaacatataaataaatactaATACAAACATGAAAGCAGACAAAAACAT
The Brachyhypopomus gauderio isolate BG-103 unplaced genomic scaffold, BGAUD_0.2 sc103, whole genome shotgun sequence genome window above contains:
- the LOC143497218 gene encoding LOW QUALITY PROTEIN: alpha-2 adrenergic receptor-like (The sequence of the model RefSeq protein was modified relative to this genomic sequence to represent the inferred CDS: deleted 1 base in 1 codon), whose product is MDGLNDSGIDTLVTPNSSWEHEYSLSTVAGLAALVSFLILFTIIGNVLVVIAVLTSRALKAPQNLFLVSLATADILVATLVMPFSLANELMGYWLFGSAWCGIYLALDVLFCTSSIVHLCAISLDRYWSVTQAVEYNLKRTPRRVKVVIVLVWLISAVISSPPLLSIDSQTDASPQPQCELNDETWYILSSSMASFFAPCVIMILVYIRIYQVAKSRTRTMSEKKHSLDAPTQTENGVTKATSVCRLSGERENGHCGSVHRSEPADQSAVDPEGVSSSEVPGRRPREHTPSRSPAEGPEQGAAEPSRRTSRAGSRTRDLFSSRTRRSGRRKSSSSSVKRRASQVREKRFTFVLAVVMGVFVVCWFPFFFSYSMYAVCRQACQIPDVLFKFFFWIGYCNSSLNPVIYTIFNQDFRRAFHKILCLSWKKSF